In Pantoea phytobeneficialis, one genomic interval encodes:
- a CDS encoding AI-2E family transporter, whose translation MSWFTPWPQLYRVLILLACLTLILFGLHLSAHLINQVLLALLLSIMLDPLVSWLEHKRIPRILSSLAIILVLLLVIVVTIIKLTVLTPDLILLSRQTPLLLTTRLQEITQALDQVGIALAPDEMLAFIDVGAVVKWITAFLTQIPGVLSWWVMVFLMLLFMLYELPLLKNALEKRAHGKSAALYRALDDGIQSVIVYARVKTLTGIFGGIIVWGGAQLLGLKFAFFWGVLMFVFNYIPVLGSFMAAIPPVVQSYIAFDLEVALAIAGFFVLLNLTLSSVLEPLMIGKRLDMALTSQLLAFLFWQALLGITGAILAIPLTYLIKKVLLASYRQQQDSALSDQ comes from the coding sequence ATGAGCTGGTTTACCCCGTGGCCGCAGTTATATCGTGTGTTGATTCTCCTTGCCTGCCTGACCCTGATTTTGTTCGGGCTTCATCTGTCGGCGCACCTTATCAATCAGGTGCTGCTGGCGTTGCTGCTTTCCATCATGCTGGACCCGCTGGTGAGTTGGCTGGAGCATAAACGGATTCCGCGTATCCTCTCTTCGCTGGCGATCATTCTGGTGCTGCTGCTGGTGATTGTTGTCACCATTATTAAGCTCACGGTACTGACGCCGGACCTGATTCTGCTGAGCCGTCAGACGCCCCTGTTGTTAACCACCCGCTTGCAAGAGATCACCCAGGCGCTGGACCAGGTGGGCATTGCGCTGGCACCGGATGAGATGCTGGCTTTTATTGATGTTGGTGCGGTGGTGAAATGGATCACCGCTTTCCTCACCCAGATTCCCGGCGTGCTGTCGTGGTGGGTGATGGTGTTTCTGATGTTGTTGTTTATGTTGTATGAACTGCCACTGCTGAAAAATGCGCTGGAAAAACGCGCCCACGGCAAATCGGCGGCGCTCTACCGTGCGTTGGATGATGGCATCCAGAGCGTGATTGTCTATGCGCGGGTCAAAACCCTGACCGGCATCTTTGGCGGCATCATCGTCTGGGGGGGTGCGCAACTGCTGGGGCTGAAATTTGCCTTCTTCTGGGGTGTGTTGATGTTTGTGTTCAATTACATCCCGGTGCTGGGTTCATTTATGGCGGCGATTCCGCCGGTGGTGCAGAGCTATATCGCTTTTGATCTGGAAGTGGCGCTGGCGATAGCCGGTTTTTTTGTCCTGTTAAATCTGACGCTCAGTTCAGTGCTGGAACCGCTGATGATTGGTAAACGTCTCGATATGGCGTTGACCAGCCAGTTGCTGGCCTTTCTGTTCTGGCAGGCGTTGCTTGGCATCACCGGTGCTATCCTCGCCATTCCGCTGACTTATCTGATCAAAAAAGTCCTGCTGGCCAGCTATCGGCAACAGCAGGACTCGGCGTTATCAGATCAATGA
- a CDS encoding efflux RND transporter periplasmic adaptor subunit gives MIKYKALLLLACTLLIAGCDEKKEPPPPQPRVVKAFTITSGSASNVRIFPARIQAGDNTELAFKRAGRIEQLDLRDGMVVKANQTLARLNDTDARLRVKDRQNSFQLADRQYQRFRTLSNRSAVSQADMDVQKSNRDAAATALKVAQEELQFLTLSAPFDGVIARVNVRNHQVVAAGQPIALLTRADVLDVIFTVPESLFTALDIQNASYQPEVQFNALPDRTFTASYKEHSTQTDAATLTWQVVLTMPRPADLPNVAGLSGTVRIQLHNLPNAPQQSQVVVPAAAVFNPDRSPTNQPHVWLIVGEGDNLHVKDQQVEVGNISAEGIEIISGLKTGDRVVSAGTGELREGEAIRIWTRERGL, from the coding sequence ATGATAAAATACAAGGCTCTACTTTTACTTGCCTGTACATTGCTAATTGCGGGGTGCGATGAAAAAAAAGAACCGCCGCCTCCCCAACCCCGCGTCGTTAAAGCGTTTACCATCACCTCAGGCAGCGCCAGCAATGTGCGCATCTTCCCGGCGCGTATCCAGGCGGGTGATAACACCGAACTGGCGTTTAAACGTGCAGGCCGTATTGAACAACTCGATTTACGTGACGGGATGGTGGTAAAAGCGAACCAGACCCTCGCCCGATTAAATGACACCGATGCACGTTTACGCGTGAAAGACCGGCAAAATAGTTTCCAACTGGCCGATCGGCAATATCAGCGTTTCCGTACCCTTTCCAATCGCAGCGCGGTGTCGCAAGCGGATATGGATGTACAGAAATCCAATCGCGATGCCGCAGCCACCGCGCTGAAAGTGGCTCAGGAAGAGTTGCAATTCCTCACCCTCAGCGCGCCGTTTGATGGCGTGATTGCCCGCGTCAATGTGCGTAATCATCAGGTGGTTGCCGCCGGACAACCCATCGCCTTGCTGACCCGCGCCGACGTGCTGGATGTGATTTTCACCGTACCGGAGAGTTTATTCACCGCCCTCGATATCCAGAACGCCAGTTATCAACCTGAAGTGCAATTCAATGCCCTACCCGACAGAACGTTCACTGCCAGCTACAAAGAACACAGCACGCAAACCGATGCCGCGACGCTCACCTGGCAGGTGGTGCTGACCATGCCCCGTCCGGCCGATTTACCGAATGTGGCCGGGCTAAGTGGCACCGTGCGTATTCAGTTGCACAACCTGCCGAACGCACCACAGCAATCGCAGGTGGTGGTACCCGCTGCGGCAGTATTCAATCCGGATCGTAGCCCAACCAATCAGCCACATGTCTGGCTGATTGTTGGTGAAGGCGACAATTTACACGTCAAAGATCAACAGGTTGAAGTGGGCAACATCAGTGCCGAAGGCATTGAAATTATCAGCGGCTTGAAAACAGGCGACCGCGTGGTGTCTGCCGGAACAGGCGAGCTGCGTGAGGGTGAAGCGATCCGTATCTGGACCCGTGAGCGGGGGTTATAA
- a CDS encoding cation-transporting P-type ATPase, giving the protein MENVQGQDKGAQPWYQYSTEETFQNLASSPAGLSSTDASDRLKKYGPNALPQKAEKSALLKFIAHFKDVLIYILFAAALITAVMAHWVDTFVIIGVAVINALIGFVQESNAEKSLKSIQNMLASEAILVRDGKQTTISTQDIVPGDVVMLRPGDKIPADLRLFDVHNLRVEEAILTGESTVVSKSVASLEGEKSLGDRLNLAFSGTTVSSGTASGVVVASGGDTELGHINEMISSVKEVKTPLLVQIDKLGKAIFFIIVLMMVALFIFAWLLRDIPFPELALSVISLAVAAVPEGLPAIISIILSLGVQSMARVQAIIRKLPTVETLGAMSVICSDKTGTLTMNEMTVKAVVLAKSKWRVSGNSYEPKGEIVAEGGSGLNSATDPLFQQFLRAVDTCNESQLQQDANGHWVIVGGPTEGAMKVLAAKGITQKQSVEVVSKLPFDSLYKYMSVSCVADGQSYILLTGAPDVLLKLCQQQQTPQGVEPLDLAYWEAAITTYASEGLRTVAAAWKPTSAPVTTLDHDELKNGMVLLGLGCMMDPPRPEAISAIHECQQAGIRVKMITGDHQETAMAIGQMLGIGNSNSAVTGYELEHMNDAELAQAAKTYDIFARTSPEHKLRLVKALESSGEIVGMTGDGVNDAPALKQANVGIAMGIKGTEVTKESADMILADDNFATIAAAVKEGRRVYDNLKKTILFIMPTNLAQGLLIIIAILMGNLLPLTPVQILWMNMATSATLSFGLAFEPAEANAMRRPPRNVKAHVMDGYAIWRVVFVGLLISISAFVLEAWLQPRGYSEEFIRTVLLQMLVTAQWAYMINCRNSEGFSLDGGLVKNKGIWMVTLVLIVLQAIIIYVPLMNTLFGTRPLPINYWFISLIVSIAIFIIVEIEKRLTRSWRGVKTQSLI; this is encoded by the coding sequence ATGGAAAATGTTCAAGGTCAGGATAAGGGTGCACAACCCTGGTATCAGTACTCCACAGAGGAAACTTTCCAGAACTTAGCAAGTTCACCGGCTGGCTTATCATCAACTGACGCCAGTGATCGTTTAAAGAAATACGGTCCTAATGCGCTGCCGCAAAAAGCGGAGAAGTCAGCGTTATTGAAATTTATCGCACATTTTAAAGACGTGTTAATTTATATCCTCTTTGCCGCCGCGCTTATTACCGCCGTCATGGCACATTGGGTTGATACCTTTGTCATTATCGGTGTGGCGGTGATCAATGCCTTAATTGGCTTTGTTCAGGAAAGTAACGCTGAGAAGTCACTGAAAAGCATTCAGAATATGTTAGCCAGTGAAGCGATTCTGGTGCGCGATGGCAAACAAACCACCATATCCACCCAGGATATCGTGCCGGGGGATGTGGTGATGCTGCGTCCTGGCGATAAAATTCCGGCAGATTTGCGCTTATTTGATGTGCATAACCTGCGCGTCGAGGAGGCGATTCTTACTGGCGAATCCACGGTGGTGTCAAAAAGCGTGGCATCGCTGGAGGGAGAAAAATCCCTTGGCGATCGTCTCAACCTTGCATTTTCTGGCACCACGGTCAGTTCAGGCACCGCATCAGGCGTGGTGGTCGCCAGTGGCGGCGATACGGAGTTGGGTCATATCAATGAGATGATCAGCTCAGTGAAAGAGGTCAAAACGCCGCTGCTGGTGCAGATCGACAAACTCGGTAAAGCCATTTTCTTCATCATTGTCTTAATGATGGTGGCGCTGTTTATTTTTGCCTGGTTGCTGCGTGACATTCCGTTCCCTGAGCTGGCGCTGTCGGTCATCAGCCTGGCGGTGGCGGCGGTGCCGGAGGGTTTACCGGCGATTATCTCGATTATCCTCTCCCTTGGCGTGCAGTCGATGGCGCGCGTACAGGCCATCATCCGTAAATTGCCGACGGTGGAAACCCTTGGGGCGATGTCAGTGATTTGCTCTGACAAAACCGGCACCCTGACCATGAATGAAATGACGGTCAAAGCGGTGGTGCTGGCAAAAAGCAAATGGCGTGTGAGCGGCAACAGCTATGAACCGAAAGGCGAAATTGTTGCGGAAGGCGGTAGCGGATTAAATTCGGCGACCGATCCCTTGTTCCAGCAATTTTTACGCGCGGTAGATACCTGTAACGAAAGCCAGTTGCAGCAGGATGCCAATGGTCATTGGGTGATTGTTGGCGGTCCGACCGAAGGCGCAATGAAAGTGCTGGCGGCGAAGGGCATCACGCAAAAACAATCGGTTGAGGTGGTCAGTAAATTACCTTTCGATTCCCTGTATAAATACATGTCGGTGAGCTGTGTCGCTGACGGCCAGTCGTATATTTTGCTGACCGGCGCACCGGATGTGTTGCTGAAACTGTGCCAGCAACAACAAACTCCGCAGGGGGTTGAGCCGCTCGATCTGGCGTATTGGGAAGCGGCCATCACCACCTATGCCAGTGAAGGGCTGCGTACCGTTGCGGCGGCGTGGAAACCAACGTCAGCGCCAGTGACCACGCTCGACCACGACGAGCTGAAAAACGGCATGGTGCTGTTGGGCCTGGGATGCATGATGGATCCACCGCGTCCGGAAGCCATCTCGGCGATTCACGAATGCCAGCAGGCAGGGATTCGCGTCAAGATGATCACCGGCGACCATCAGGAAACCGCTATGGCGATCGGGCAGATGCTGGGCATTGGCAACAGCAACTCTGCGGTGACCGGATACGAGCTGGAGCATATGAATGATGCCGAGCTGGCGCAGGCGGCAAAAACCTATGACATCTTTGCGCGCACCAGTCCCGAACATAAATTGCGGTTGGTGAAGGCGCTGGAATCCAGCGGTGAAATTGTCGGGATGACCGGTGACGGGGTGAATGATGCCCCGGCACTGAAGCAGGCCAACGTCGGTATTGCGATGGGTATCAAAGGAACCGAGGTGACGAAAGAGTCGGCAGATATGATTCTGGCTGATGACAACTTCGCTACCATTGCGGCAGCGGTGAAAGAGGGACGGCGGGTTTACGACAACCTGAAGAAAACCATCCTGTTTATTATGCCGACCAACCTGGCGCAGGGCTTGTTGATTATCATCGCTATCCTGATGGGTAACCTGCTGCCGCTTACCCCGGTACAGATTCTCTGGATGAACATGGCAACCTCCGCCACCCTGTCATTTGGCCTGGCGTTTGAACCGGCAGAAGCCAATGCGATGCGCCGCCCACCGCGTAATGTCAAAGCGCATGTGATGGATGGTTACGCCATCTGGCGTGTCGTGTTTGTTGGTTTGTTGATCTCCATCAGCGCCTTCGTGCTGGAAGCCTGGCTCCAGCCGCGCGGCTACAGTGAGGAATTTATCCGCACCGTGTTGCTGCAAATGCTGGTGACAGCGCAATGGGCCTATATGATTAACTGCCGTAACTCAGAAGGCTTCTCCCTTGACGGCGGCCTGGTCAAAAACAAAGGTATCTGGATGGTGACGCTGGTGCTGATCGTCCTGCAAGCCATCATCATCTATGTACCGCTGATGAACACGCTGTTCGGTACCCGTCCGTTGCCGATTAATTACTGGTTTATCTCGTTAATCGTCAGTATCGCTATCTTCATCATCGTGGAAATAGAAAAACGTCTGACGCGCTCCTGGCGTGGCGTTAAAACGCAGTCATTGATCTGA